The Candidatus Polarisedimenticolia bacterium region TTGCTCGCTCAAGAACCCGGAGAGGGCGATCACGATTTCGCCGCCGCCGCCCGCGAACGGCGGGGTCTAAGCACCCGACGGGCTTCAGTCCGAAGGCTCGTCCTGAAAGCCGCAACGGACCGCGTCGTCCTCCGCCCTGACACAGTCGTAGGTCTGGAAGCGGTTGCGATCCGGGTTCCAGCGGATGAGCACGGGCGGGTCGAGACCCGCGCCGGCCCGGCCGCCGTCGATCTCGGTGATGGGGGTCAAGGCGAGCGCGACGTGGCCGTTTGCCGCCTCGGCGCGACCGTTCCAGCCCAGGATGTTCCCCCCGAGCCCAAGCCCTTCCAGATCGACCAGGCGTCTCCCCCGGTACTGCGCCTCCTTCTCGATGGTCACGACCGGCACGACATCCGGCCCATCCAGGACCACGATCCGGACGCGCGCGGCCACGAAGCCGACCGGATCGGGGCAGAATCCGCCCGCTTCGCAGGCGGCCTTCACCTTGGCGAGCGCCTCGTCCGTGAGCGGCTCGGCGATCACCGCCTCGCGCCCCTCCTCGGCACCGAGGCGCACCGCCGCGATGACCGAGAAGCGCGCCAGGTGCAGCACCCGCTGGATTCGCTCGAGGTCGGAAGGCCGGATGACGGCCGGGACGGCGTCGCCGTACTTCACGCCAGGCTCGACCGCGGTCGAGACGAGGAGGGACAGGATCGGGATCGCGACCAGGGCCGCTCGGGCGCTCATGCAGCCAATATTCGTTCCCCCGCCCCCGGAATCAACCCCCGCGCGCCGGATCGTGCTTCTCGAACCACTCCGCGGCCCGGCGCAGGCGATCGAGGATGTGCCGCGGCTCCGAAAACTCGTGCCCCTCGCGCGGATAGATCAGAAGCGCCGTGTCGACTCCCAGGTCGGCGAGGGCGCGGTGCATCATCAGGCTCTGCGGCAGCGGGCATCGCTCGTCCTTCTCGCCGGTGATGAACAGCGTCGGCACCCTGGCCGAGGCGACGTGGGTGATCGGAGACTCCTTCTCGTAGATCGCCTGGTGTCCCGTGAACGGGCTTCCCCCGAAGTAGTCGAACCTCCAGCGCCGCGCGTCGCTCAGGATGTACTGCATGCGGAGATCGGCCACCCCCGCGCCGCTCACCGCCGCGCGCAGGCGATCGGTGTGCGCCATCGCCCAGTTCGCGAGATACCCACTGTAGCTCCAGCCGTACCAGAAGAGGCGCGCCCCGTCGGCGATGCCCCCTGGCGATCAGATCGTCGGCGCCGCTCAGGACGTCCCCCAGCGGCCCGTCGCCCCAGTCGGCGACGTTGGCCCGGGTGAACGCGTCACCGTACCCGGTGCTGCCTCGGAAGTTCGGCTTCAGGACGAGATATCCCCTGGCGGCGAACCAGGCGGCCTGCGGGTCGAAGTCGACCGTCGAATGGCTGCGCGGGCCCCCGTGCGGTCTCAGGATCAGCGGATAGCGGCGGGAGGCCGGAAGGACGCTTGGCCTGACGAGCACCCCCTCGATCGGCCCGACGGGTCCCGGCCAGCGGACCGTCTCGATGACCGGAAGGTCGAGCCGGCCGGCGGCCTCGTTCAGAACGGTCAGCGGGCGCCCCGCCTTCGGCGGGACCGCCTTCCAGACCTCGGCCGGACGATCGCCCCGGACGTAGACCCAGCCGAGGCCGGCGCGCTGCGGCAGGTTGATCGTGTGCCCGGGGGCCCAGACGACCCTCGGAGGCCCCTTCACGAAGGCGCCGGCACGGCCGATCTCGATCGGCTTCGAGGCACCGACGATCTGGACGCGGGCCATGGCGTGCACCGCTCCCTCGCTGTAGAAGACGTCGACCGCCGCGCTGTCGGCGCTCCACCTGATCTCCTCCGCCTCGCGGTCCAGGGGCGCCGTCGCGTCCCACGCCGCATCGTCACCCGCCCTGCAGACCTCGGGGACCGCCGGCCACAGGAACAGATCCGCGCGCGAGATCCCCTGCCCGTCGTACGGCCGGATGAAGGCCAGCCAGCGCCCGTCGGGCGACCACGCCGGCGCCGTCGCCCGATCGCCACCGCGGACGTCGGTGACCTCGCCGGTCGCGACGG contains the following coding sequences:
- a CDS encoding prolyl oligopeptidase family serine peptidase — encoded protein: MRPTAKEPVLAAVLALVALTRSAAADSRPRGASPGPAPPAARHQARPMVLEDVVAFKTIADIRVSPDGRTAVIEVRAASLEENRFATDLFMVDLAGEAAVRPLTFSKGPDAHPRWSPDGRRIGFLSDRGGTTQVWALPRDGGEALPLTAHAQPIADFEWAPDGRRLLVLSADPPSAEAEKRTKEKDDGYLLGEEWRNDRLFVTEVPAGSPTEALQAAGAPPAAGGLRPLTDGRRHVREGAVWSPDGGRIAFISTPSAEEDSWEEGKAQVVTVATGEVTDVRGGDRATAPAWSPDGRWLAFIRPYDGQGISRADLFLWPAVPEVCRAGDDAAWDATAPLDREAEEIRWSADSAAVDVFYSEGAVHAMARVQIVGASKPIEIGRAGAFVKGPPRVVWAPGHTINLPQRAGLGWVYVRGDRPAEVWKAVPPKAGRPLTVLNEAAGRLDLPVIETVRWPGPVGPIEGVLVRPSVLPASRRYPLILRPHGGPRSHSTVDFDPQAAWFAARGYLVLKPNFRGSTGYGDAFTRANVADWGDGPLGDVLSGADDLIARGHRRRGAPLLVRLELQWVSRELGDGAHRSPARGGERRGGGRSPHAVHPERRAALEVRLLRGKPVHGTPGDLREGVSDHPRRLGQGADAVHHRREGRAMPAAAEPDDAPRPRRPGSRHGASDLSARGARVFGAAAHPRSPAPGRGVVREARSGARGLIPGAGERILAA